Proteins encoded by one window of Musa acuminata AAA Group cultivar baxijiao chromosome BXJ2-9, Cavendish_Baxijiao_AAA, whole genome shotgun sequence:
- the LOC135621870 gene encoding protein CHLORORESPIRATORY REDUCTION 41, chloroplastic-like codes for MASSAFHLFPPPNSRLPQPHPSRQKLPATPFRGPRCTSSSPSIGNPDPASDSNPTLEANQSEELPDLPPAAITTSFEIEKRWKSAILREPGRRSGLQRPEPPNFEIGWKRTKEIKIEKPKGWVIADFLEKLEGLMARGRFGTAELLAKTGEIVAERAREEAEVLQAGGEVEERMVTELHRVLRLMEMDLAMVRAAVKEETLAERIEQARARCRQAILVALSF; via the coding sequence ATGGCCTCCTCCGCCTTCCACCTCTTCCCGCCACCAAACTCCCGCCTTCCTCAACCCCACCCTTCCCGCCAAAAGCTTCCCGCTACCCCATTCCGCGgcccccgctgcacctcctcctccccttccatTGGAAACCCTGACCCTGCCTCGGACTCGAATCCTACCCTTGAAGCTAACCAATCGGAGGAATTGCCGGACCTCCCGCCGGCGGCCATCACTACCTCCTTCGAGATCGAGAAGCGGTGGAAGTCGGCGATCCTCCGCGAACCCGGGCGGCGGTCCGGTCTGCAGAGACCGGAGCCGCCCAACTTCGAGATCGGGTGGAAGCGGACCAAGGAGATCAAGATCGAGAAGCCCAAGGGGTGGGTGATCGCGGACTTCCTGGAGAAGCTGGAGGGGCTGATGGCGCGTGGGCGGTTCGGGACCGCGGAGCTGCTGGCGAAGACCGGGGAGATCGTGGCGGAGCGGGCGCGGGAGGAGGCGGAGGTGCTGCAGGCCGGCGGCGAGGTGGAGGAGCGGATGGTCACGGAGCTGCACCGCGTGCTGCGCCTCATGGAGATGGACCTGGCCATGGTGCGGGCCGCCGTCAAGGAGGAGACGCTCGCGGAGCGGATCGAGCAGGCCCGCGCCCGGTGCCGCCAGGCCATCCTGGTGGCCCTCTCCTTTTGA
- the LOC135622079 gene encoding F-box protein At4g00893-like: MAPPHKGEEERWSQLHTDVMKLILKHLTIVDHIRIGAVCKSWLSTTSTINFLFDSRAPWLVVSPGHPAPRRWSLCTISNGRRSLCLEIPEEFRSQWCCGSSKGWLTFSYNPPEVLFGSKARLLNPITGDTVDVSPCVHRLVKCIISTSPLATDCLFITLGSEFFDSYRSVSVHKPGNHTFERLEIDDPMDIMFHRGRLYVLTDSAELIVYMFEPCRNASVISVPSLFRKGDHYPGPFQGRLVGSDGDIFIVYYNTDPRSELQQLRVFKVWEGRLWRQVVEVNSLGGRTFFIGGFSEGVSVSNMESSVESELIKSDCVYYRRRVKDNLWRYCMQTGRTFQVAGLEVAGDLLGWFTPKSRTDRA; encoded by the coding sequence ATGGCTCCTCCACACAaaggtgaagaagaaagatggtctCAGCTTCATACGGATGTGATGAAGTTGATCCTCAAGCACCTAACTATAGTCGATCATATTCGTATCGGCGCTGTCTGTAAATCTTGGTTGTCAACCACTTCAACCATCAACTTCCTCTTTGATTCTCGTGCTCCATGGTTGGTGGTCTCCCCCGGCCATCCGGCTCCCCGGAGATGGAGCCTTTGCACCATCTCCAATGGACGACGAAGCTTGTGCCTGGAGATCCCCGAGGAGTTTCGAAGCCAGTGGTGTTGCGGGTCATCCAAAGGCTGGTTGACGTTCTCATACAATCCTCCAGAGGTTCTCTTTGGTTCTAAGGCGCGTCTCCTAAACCCAATCACGGGAGATACAGTCGATGTTTCTCCATGCGTCCACCGTCTCGTTAAGTGCATCATATCGACATCTCCGCTTGCGACAGATTGTCTGTTCATAACGTTGGGTAGCGAATTCTTCGACTCATACAGAAGTGTGAGTGTGCATAAACCAGGGAATCATACGTTTGAGAGATTGGAAATAGATGACCCCATGGACATCATGTTTCATCGTGGAAGATTATATGTTCTAACCGACTCGGCAGAACTCATTGTCTACATGTTCGAACCCTGTCGTAACGCGTCGGTCATCTCCGTTCCCTCCCTGTTTAGAAAGGGAGATCATTATCCCGGCCCATTCCAAGGTAGGTTGGTGGGGTCCGATGGTGACATCTTCATCGTGTACTACAACACCGACCCGAGATCAGAGCTGCAACAGTTAAGGGTTTTCAAGGTGTGGGAGGGCAGACTATGGCGTCAGGTGGTGGAGGTGAATAGCTTGGGCGGTCGCACCTTCTTCATCGGTGGCTTCTCGGAGGGGGTGTCGGTGTCCAACATGGAATCATCGGTAGAGTCAGAGTTAATAAAGTCAGACTGTGTTTACTATCGAAGGCGTGTTAAAGATAACCTGTGGAGGTATTGCATGCAGACTGGGCGTACATTCCAAGTTGCAGGGTTGGAAGTGGCAGGTGATTTGCTTGGATGGTTCACTCCCAAGTCGAGGACCGATCGAGCTTGA
- the LOC135622080 gene encoding uncharacterized protein LOC135622080 codes for MAPPHKDEEERWSQLQMNVMEMILKHLTIADHIRVGVVCKSWWSTTSTIDFLPDSRAPWLVVSPSSPALRRWSLCPVSNGRRSLGMEMPEEFQSQWCCGSSKGWLTFSHNPPEVFLGSKARLLNPITGATLDISPCSHHIVKSIISTSPLATDCLFITLGNRFLEPYKSMTVHNLRSRTFKTLEIDDEPVDIMFHHGRLYVLTDSAKIKVYMFKPRHKALVIPIPFLNGGEGDRHSSSFQGRLVGSDGDVFVVYYNTDPRSELQQLKVFKVRKWGLWLRAVKVNSLGGRTLFIGDFSEGVSLSNMKSSLESELIKSDCIYYRRSVKDNLRRYCMQTGRTFQVAGLEVTDDLLGWFTPMSRTD; via the coding sequence ATGGCTCCTCCACacaaagatgaagaagaaagatggtctCAACTTCAGATGAATGTGATGGAGATGATCCTAAAGCACCTAACTATAGCCGATCATATCCGTGTTGGCGTTGTCTGTAAATCTTGGTGGTCAACTACTTCAACCATCGACTTCCTCCCTGATTCCCGTGCTCCATGGTTGGTGGTCTCCCCCAGCAGTCCGGCTCTTCGAAGATGGAGCCTTTGCCCCGTCTCCAATGGACGACGAAGCTTAGGCATGGAGATGCCAGAGGAGTTTCAAAGCCAGTGGTGTTGCGGGTCGTCCAAAGGCTGGTTGACGTTCTCACACAATCCTCCAGAAGTTTTCCTTGGTTCTAAGGCTCGTCTCCTAAATCCAATCACGGGAGCTACACTCGATATTTCTCCATGCAGCCACCATATCGTTAAGAGCATCATATCGACATCTCCGCTTGCGACAGATTGTCTCTTCATAACGTTGGGTAATAGATTCTTAGAACCATACAAAAGTATGACTGTACATAATCTACGATCTCGTACGTTCAAGACATTGGAAATAGATGACGAGCCCGTGGACATAATGTTTCATCATGGAAGATTGTATGTTCTGACTGACTCGGCAAAAATCAAGGTCTACATGTTCAAACCCCGTCACAAGGCGTTGGTCATCCCCATTCCCTTCCTGAATGGAGGAGAGGGAGATCGCCATTCTAGCTCATTCCAGGGTAGGCTGGTGGGGTCCGATGGTGACGTCTTCGTCGTGTACTACAACACCGACCCGAGATCAGAGCTGCAACAGTTAAAGGTTTTCAAGGTCAGGAAGTGGGGACTATGGCTTCGCGCAGTGAAGGTGAATAGCTTGGGCGGTCGTACCTTGTTCATCGGCGACTTCTCGGAGGGGGTGTCGTTATCCAACATGAAATCATCGTTAGAGTCAGAGTTAATAAAGTCAGACTGTATATATTATCGAAGGAGTGTTAAAGATAACTTGAGGAGGTATTGCATGCAGACTGGGCGTACATTCCAAGTCGCGGGGTTGGAAGTGACAGATGATTTGCTTGGATGGTTTACTCCCATGTCACGGACCGATTGA
- the LOC135622081 gene encoding pentatricopeptide repeat-containing protein At1g62910-like: MLPTRSRILFSSFRASLPRLSSPLQTLAPCPRDVPPPDPLADLVRFHLSSGDTDAAVAAIRNSADLGPPPSSPAALNPVFSALSRTGQFASAISLFDSLSWARDAADLVTFNILIHCGCQSRQFDVAHQLLGELRSRGYTPDVVSFNTLIKGLCDEHRVSDAFAVLDEMKQEGILPNSYTYSMLIGLVTRGRSDSEKGLNLIREMLQLGLEPSIVNLNCVLLASCKEVKIDVAKALYGRMSKSGIFGDVVSYTCFVNALCKKKRLAEAKTLFSEMQQKGVFPNVFTYNAIIHGLCANWFFKDAVAMIDQMLVNCLRPTKSTYTTLMAGLIRAGQVEEALKYLDVMKGHGLGPDKYIYGTLLNGLCHKGRVEEAMKLFRLMESDGLADVAAYNMLIGGFCRVGKMEEAVKLFREVTENGLKCDVIMCTTLIHGFCENGKVEAAQEMVSHMERNDLKPDAITYTVLIEGLCKTENYDAVEQLLDSVEKIGIEPNSVAYKGLVRRLCISGHSDRAVYLLEMMKQRGQQLSPETCKALLDEINGAKKLQNTENLQCQMEEIG; the protein is encoded by the coding sequence ATGTTACCAACTCGGAGTAGAATCCTTTTCTCCAGCTTTAGGGCTTCTCTTCCCCGGCTTTCTTCTCCGCTTCAAACCCTCGCCCCCTGCCCGCGGGACGTTCCTCCGCCCGACCCCCTCGCCGACCTCGTACGCTTCCACCTCTCATCCGGCGACACCGACGCCGCCGTCGCCGCCATCCGCAACTCCGCCGACCTCGGGCCCCCTCCCTCCTCCCCCGCTGCCCTCAACCCGGTCTTCTCCGCCCTCTCACGGACCGGCCAGTTCGCCTCCGCCATCTCCCTCTTCGACTCCCTCTCCTGGGCGCGCGACGCCGCCGATCTTGTCACCTTCAACATCCTCATCCATTGTGGCTGCCAGTCCCGCCAGTTCGATGTCGCCCACCAGCTGCTCGGTGAATTGCGCTCCCGTGGGTACACCCCCGACGTCGTGTCCTTCAACACTTTGATCAAGGGATTGTGCGACGAGCACAGGGTTTCAGATGCTTTTGCAGTCCTCGATGAGATGAAGCAGGAAGGCATCCTGCCGAACAGCTACACGTACTCGATGCTGATAGGGCTCGTTACACGGGGTCGCTCGGATTCAGAGAAAGGCTTGAACTTGATTCGAGAAATGCTGCAACTTGGATTGGAACCTAGCATAGTGAATCTTAATTGCGTTCTTTTGGCATCCTGTAAGGAGGTCAAGATTGATGTGGCAAAAGCTCTTTATGGTAGGATGAGTAAATCTGGAATTTTCGGAGATGTTGTCTCGTACACCTGTTTTGTCAATGCATTGTGTAAAAAGAAGAGGCTGGCTGAAGCAAAAACTCTTTTTTCTGAGATGCAGCAGAAGGGAGTATTTCCAAATGTTTTCACATATAATGCTATAATTCATGGGCTTTGTGCTAATTGGTTTTTTAAAGATGCAGTGGCAATGATCGACCAGATGTTGGTTAATTGTTTGAGGCCAACTAAATCCACGTATACAACCCTCATGGCTGGGCTCATTAGAGCTGGGCAAGTCGAAGAGGCTTTAAAATATTTGGATGTGATGAAAGGACATGGTTTAGGCCCGGACAAGTACATCTATGGTACTTTGCTCAATGGCTTATGTCATAAAGGGAGAGTGGAGGAGGCAATGAAACTCTTCCGTCTAATGGAATCTGATGGACTGGCTGATGTTGCTGCTTACAACATGTTGATTGGTGGATTTTGCCGAGTTGGAAAGATGGAAGAAGCCGTGAAACTTTTCCGAGAGGTTACTGAAAATGGGTTGAAGTGTGATGTTATCATGTGCACCACCTTGATCCATGGCTTCTGCGAGAATGGAAAAGTTGAAGCTGCACAAGAGATGGTAAGCCATATGGAGAGGAATGATCTCAAACCTGATGCCATCACATATACGGTATTGATTGAGGGGCTATGCAAAACAGAAAATTATGATGCTGTGGAGCAGCTATTAGACTCTGTGGAAAAGATTGGCATTGAGCCAAATTCAGTTGCCTATAAAGGTTTAGTACGTCGGTTGTGTATATCAGGGCACTCTGATCGGGCTGTCTATTTGCTAGAAATGATGAAACAAAGAGGACAGCAACTTAGTCCTGAAACTTGTAAGGCACTTTTAGATGAAATCAATGGGGCGAAGAAACTTCAAAATACTGAGAATCTGCAATGCCAAATGGAAGAAATTGGTTAG
- the LOC103998889 gene encoding early nodulin-like protein 9 isoform X1, whose amino-acid sequence MAEKKVVNNCKGLLCLGRSILCSAGTQFKVGGSNGWSVPDSNAMSYNQWAEKNRFKIGDSLLFVYLPDEDSVLLVDADAYNSCNTSSFVDFFNDGNTVFTFTRSGHFHFISGKKDNCDKNEKLVVVVMADRSNSSSLAPAPLPASASPPPYGWVVEEPTAQPPPPNGASSRVVGMVSTIGAVLGALSYAF is encoded by the exons ATGGCTGAAAAGAAGGTAGTAAATAATTGCAAGGGTCTACTGTGTTTAGGCAGGAGCATCCTATGTT CTGCTGGAACTCAGTTTAAGGTAGGAGGCTCAAATGGTTGGAGTGTTCCTGACAGCAATGCCATGTCGTACAACCAATGGGCTGAGAAGAATCGATTTAAAATCGGTGACTCCCTAT TGTTTGTCTATCTTCCTGATGAAGACTCGGTGCTGTTGGTCGATGCCGATGCTTACAATAGCTGCAATACATCATCTTTCGTCGATTTCTTCAATGATGGCAACACTGTGTTCACCTTCACTCGCTCCGGCCACTTCCACTTCATCAGTGGAAAGAAAGATAACTGTGACAAGAACGAGAAGCTAGTGGTGGTCGTCATGGCTGATAGGAGCAACAGTTCAAGTTTAGCACCTGCTCCCCTTCCTGCTTCTGCTTCACCTCCACCTTATGGATGGGTGGTGGAGGAACCAACTGCTCAGCCCCCGCCGCCAAATGGGGCATCTTCGAGGGTGGTTGGCATGGTCAGCACAATTGGTGCTGTGCTTGGAGCTTTGTCATATGCTTTCTGA
- the LOC103998889 gene encoding early nodulin-like protein 9 isoform X2, whose protein sequence is MSNYVCLILLSFFMLISIAAGTQFKVGGSNGWSVPDSNAMSYNQWAEKNRFKIGDSLLFVYLPDEDSVLLVDADAYNSCNTSSFVDFFNDGNTVFTFTRSGHFHFISGKKDNCDKNEKLVVVVMADRSNSSSLAPAPLPASASPPPYGWVVEEPTAQPPPPNGASSRVVGMVSTIGAVLGALSYAF, encoded by the exons ATGTCAAACTACGTGTGCTTAATTCTGCTGTCCTTCTTCATGCTGATATCAATAGCTGCTGGAACTCAGTTTAAGGTAGGAGGCTCAAATGGTTGGAGTGTTCCTGACAGCAATGCCATGTCGTACAACCAATGGGCTGAGAAGAATCGATTTAAAATCGGTGACTCCCTAT TGTTTGTCTATCTTCCTGATGAAGACTCGGTGCTGTTGGTCGATGCCGATGCTTACAATAGCTGCAATACATCATCTTTCGTCGATTTCTTCAATGATGGCAACACTGTGTTCACCTTCACTCGCTCCGGCCACTTCCACTTCATCAGTGGAAAGAAAGATAACTGTGACAAGAACGAGAAGCTAGTGGTGGTCGTCATGGCTGATAGGAGCAACAGTTCAAGTTTAGCACCTGCTCCCCTTCCTGCTTCTGCTTCACCTCCACCTTATGGATGGGTGGTGGAGGAACCAACTGCTCAGCCCCCGCCGCCAAATGGGGCATCTTCGAGGGTGGTTGGCATGGTCAGCACAATTGGTGCTGTGCTTGGAGCTTTGTCATATGCTTTCTGA
- the LOC135622160 gene encoding vascular-related unknown protein 4-like isoform X2, producing MHYPPYLPLPKMEESINSSMDSAFLSKVGSASSEESGWTMYFEDFMATAAEKAGGVFSSGAVSEPSVVSDAASSVAWKLSASFEVTEDYRELSLKKTKGKRLVDDDSLEDTASSPVTDFNYLTKNTGKKDDHRDTA from the exons ATGCACTACCCACCATATCTCCCACTGCCGAAGATGGAGGAATCAATCAATTCCTCAATGGATAGCGCCTTCTTGTCCAAGGTTGGCTCAGCTTCCTCTGAGGAGAGTGGTTGGACCATGTACTTTGAGGACTTCATGGCTACAGCAGCAGAAAAGGCCGGTGGTGTCTTCTCCTCCGGTGCTGTCAGTGAGCCTTCTGTGGTCTCCGACGCTGCTTCATCTGTTGCGTGGAAGCTGTCGGCCAGCTTTGAAGTGACGGAGGATTACAGAGAGCTGAGCCTGAAGAAGACGAAGGGGAAGAGGCTGGTGGATGATGATTCCTTGGAAGATACAGCCAGTTCACCT GTTACTGATTTCAATTACTTGACTAAGAACACAGGCAAGAAGGATGACCACAGGGACACAGCTTAG
- the LOC135622160 gene encoding vascular-related unknown protein 4-like isoform X1, whose amino-acid sequence MHYPPYLPLPKMEESINSSMDSAFLSKVGSASSEESGWTMYFEDFMATAAEKAGGVFSSGAVSEPSVVSDAASSVAWKLSASFEVTEDYRELSLKKTKGKRLVDDDSLEDTASSPVSSPKVTDFNYLTKNTGKKDDHRDTA is encoded by the exons ATGCACTACCCACCATATCTCCCACTGCCGAAGATGGAGGAATCAATCAATTCCTCAATGGATAGCGCCTTCTTGTCCAAGGTTGGCTCAGCTTCCTCTGAGGAGAGTGGTTGGACCATGTACTTTGAGGACTTCATGGCTACAGCAGCAGAAAAGGCCGGTGGTGTCTTCTCCTCCGGTGCTGTCAGTGAGCCTTCTGTGGTCTCCGACGCTGCTTCATCTGTTGCGTGGAAGCTGTCGGCCAGCTTTGAAGTGACGGAGGATTACAGAGAGCTGAGCCTGAAGAAGACGAAGGGGAAGAGGCTGGTGGATGATGATTCCTTGGAAGATACAGCCAGTTCACCTGTTAGTAGTCCCAAG GTTACTGATTTCAATTACTTGACTAAGAACACAGGCAAGAAGGATGACCACAGGGACACAGCTTAG